TCACGCGCGCTCGCGGCACTTATTTTCAGGTCGTGGATTACTCGCGTATCCGGCCGGACCTCAACGATGTCGACATGTCGTTGTGGATGACCCGCGAGCACGGCGTCGCCAGCATTCCTATTTCCGTGTTTTATCAGAATCCACCTGAGGGGCAGCGGTTGATTCGTCTGTGCTTTCCCAAGCGAGAAGAAACCTTGAGCCAGGCAGCGGAGAAGTTATGCGCGATATAAGTTCGCTGCCCGATCTTAATCTGGCCTTGGTGCAGACCACCCTGGCATGGCACGACTGCGCGGGCAACCACGCGCATTTCGATGAGCTGCTGGCGCAGGTGCAGAATGTCGATCTGGTGATCCTGCCGGAAATGTTCACCACTGGTTTCTCGATGGAATCCGAAGCGCTCGCAGAGCCGGAGCGGGGGGTGACCTCCGCGTGGATGCTGGCGCACGCCAAGCGTCTGAATGCTGTGGTCACGGGCAGCGTCATCGTGCGCGCTCAGGACGGCAGTCACCGCAACCGATTGCTCTGGGCGCGCCCCGACGGTGAGCTGTTGCACTACGACAAGCGCCATTTGTTCCGTATGGCGGGGGAGCATGAGCACTACAGCCCTGGCGACCGTCAGGTGCAGTTTGAACTCAAGGGTTGGCGGATTCGTCCGTTGATCTGCTACGACCTGCGATTTCCGGTCTGGAGCCGTGATGCACACAGTACCGATCTGCTGCTTTACACGGCCAATTGGCCGGGGGCAAGGCGTCAGCACTGGAATCGGCTGCTGCCCGCGCGTGCCATCGAAAACCTGTGCTACGTGGCAGCGGTTAATCGAATCGGCACTGACGGCAAAGGCTTCGCCTACACCGGCGACAGCCAGGTGCTGGATTTTCAGGGCGAGAGTGTACTGAATGTCGGCGCGGCGGACGGCGTGTTTGAAGTCAGCTTGTCGGCAGGCAGTCTTGCAGACTACCGGAGCAAATTTCCCGCATGTCTCGACGCTGATACATTCGAGATACAGTAATCCAATGGAGTTGATGGACTCACGGTTGATAGCGGTCATACCAAAACCGGCGTTCAGTCATTACCACTATCAACGCCTCCTCCCTTAGCGCATACACCCGCTCCTTCACCGTCGCCGTGAAGAAAGACACCACCACTGCGGCGACAGACACCGACGCCACTTCCGCCTCGCTGGCGACTCAGGAAGCGTCGCTGGTGCAGTTGCAGAAGTCGGGCAGCATCAACACCACCGCCTGAATTCCCAGAGCGAGTGAGGGGCGCTTGCTTTGTCTGGCGCTTCTTTGGCAATCGCTGTAATGACCTGACGGGTGTGCTTCAGTTTTGCGCGCCGTGGCCGATATCGCTTGTAATAAAACAGGAGTTCGGCCATGACCACCATCAACACCAGTTCGCTGGGTTCGTATTCCAGCGTGTTTGCTGCAGGCGTAAAGACTGATGATTCGAAGGCCAGCGATGCGACGTCGATCAGCGTCAATCTAAACATCAAAACCGACAAGGCCGCCGCTCAAGAAGCATTGACGCCTTCGCAACAGGCTATCCAGCAGTTGCAGGACCAGATTAAAGAGGCGCAGAAGCGCCTTCTTGAGCAGCAAAAGCAATTGGCTACCGCGCAGAACAGCAAACTGCCTGACGCCGAGAAGAGTCAGCAAGTCATGGCCATGCAGCAGCAGGTATCAGCGACCATCGCACAACTGTCGGCACTGCAAGGTGCGTTGCTTGAGTTGATGAAAGGAAATGTCAGCACGAAAGCCTGATCAATCACCAAAAGAAAGGCCCTGAAGCATTCACTTCAGGGCCTTTCGTGTTTCTGGTCGCGGGCGCTTACGCAGCTTTGGCTTCTGCCTGCATCAATGAGCGGTTCAGTGCGCTGAACAGTGCACGAAAACTGGCAGTGGTGATGTTCTCATCGATTCCGACGCCATGCACCGCACGATCACCATTCACGCGCAGCTCAATGTACGCCGCTGCTTTTGCGGTCGTACCTGCGCCGATGGCGTGTTCGTTGTAATCCATGATCTCGACGCCCACCGGCAAGCTGGACACCAGCGCTTCAAGTGCGCCGTTACCTTTGCCTTTCCAGTGCAGGTTGGTTTCGCCGTCGCCTTTGGCAGACACCTCGACCTCAACGGCGCTGTGGCCGTTTTCTTCCTGAAGGCGGTGGCTGACAAGGGCGTAGGGCTTATTCGCCTGCAAGTATTCATGCTTGAACAAGGCATAAATCTGCTGCGCACTCATTTCCAGTCCCAAACGGTCGGTTTCACCCTGGACCACCTGGCTGAACTCGATCTGCATGCGACGCGGCAGCGAGATGCCGTACTCCTGCTCCAGCAAATACGCGATCCCGCCTTTGCCCGACTGGCTATTGACGCGAATCACCGCCTCGTAGCTGCGACCGATGTCGGCCGGATCAATCGGCAGATAGGGCACTTCCCACACGGCGTCGGGTTTCTGTTGGGAGAAGCCTTTGCGAATGGCGTCCTGATGCGAGCCGGAGAACGCGGTGTGTACCAGATCACCCACGTACGGATGACGAGGGTGGACCGGAATCTGGTTGCACTCTTCAACCACTTTGCGCACGCCGTCGATGTCCGATAAATCCAGTTGCGGGTTCAGGCCTTGGGTGTACATGTTCAGCGCAACGGTCACCAGATCTACGTTACCGGTGCGCTCGCCGTTGCCGAACAGGCAGCCCTCGACGCGATCAGCGCCTGCCATCAGGCCCAGTTCGGTGGCCGCAACGCCAGTGCCGCGGTCGTTGTGGGTGTGCAGGCTGATGATCACGCTGTCACGACGGTTGATGTTGCGGCTGAACCACTCGATCTGGTCGGCATAAATA
The DNA window shown above is from Pseudomonas sp. BSw22131 and carries:
- a CDS encoding amidohydrolase is translated as MRDISSLPDLNLALVQTTLAWHDCAGNHAHFDELLAQVQNVDLVILPEMFTTGFSMESEALAEPERGVTSAWMLAHAKRLNAVVTGSVIVRAQDGSHRNRLLWARPDGELLHYDKRHLFRMAGEHEHYSPGDRQVQFELKGWRIRPLICYDLRFPVWSRDAHSTDLLLYTANWPGARRQHWNRLLPARAIENLCYVAAVNRIGTDGKGFAYTGDSQVLDFQGESVLNVGAADGVFEVSLSAGSLADYRSKFPACLDADTFEIQ
- the leuA gene encoding 2-isopropylmalate synthase — protein: MTMLKDPSTKYRAFPVIDLPDRTWPSKTITEVPIWCSSDLRDGNQSLIEPMDAVKKLRFWKTLVQVGVKEIEASFPAASQTDFDFVRTLIEDGHIPDDTTIQVLTQGREDLIARTFESLRGAKKAIVHLYNATSPSFRRIVFNQDKAGVKEIAVSAARLFVKYAAQQPETQWQFEYSPETFSATELEFAKEVCDAVIEVWNATPQNKVILNLPATVEVATPNIYADQIEWFSRNINRRDSVIISLHTHNDRGTGVAATELGLMAGADRVEGCLFGNGERTGNVDLVTVALNMYTQGLNPQLDLSDIDGVRKVVEECNQIPVHPRHPYVGDLVHTAFSGSHQDAIRKGFSQQKPDAVWEVPYLPIDPADIGRSYEAVIRVNSQSGKGGIAYLLEQEYGISLPRRMQIEFSQVVQGETDRLGLEMSAQQIYALFKHEYLQANKPYALVSHRLQEENGHSAVEVEVSAKGDGETNLHWKGKGNGALEALVSSLPVGVEIMDYNEHAIGAGTTAKAAAYIELRVNGDRAVHGVGIDENITTASFRALFSALNRSLMQAEAKAA